TATTTCACCCTTTTGGTTatagataattttagaaacttccTAAGATTTTTGTTAATATCACTTACATTTTTaatgtttcaaaaatattaCTAACATCTCctaaaatcatattttttgtaATGATCTCAACCTTGtatcattaaaatatttttatagtAATCACCTTATGAGGGATATATATTTTTCTCCCAATTCCAACCATTTTTGTTGTCTTACATTGAATTTTCTATCAAATTAATTACAACTACCCACATGACATCTTTCATCACCAGTTCCTGAAGTCTAGTTCAAATGTAAACTTTCAAATGTGAAATATTAACTTAACTTACCCCAGTTCCTGAAGTCCACGGCCAAGAACAGCCACATCCGTTTTATCTGGTAGCGAAATCAAAGCGGGCTTCCTCCCTATGAAAACAAAGATCTCAATCAATTAAATGACATCTTTCATCACCAGTTCCTAAAGTCTAGTTCAAATGTAAACTTTCAAATGTGAAATATTAACTTAACTTACCCCAGTTCTTGAAGTCCACGGCCAAGAACAGCCACATCCGTTTTATCTGGTAACGAAATCAAAGCGGGCTTCCTTCCTATGAAAACAAAGATCTCAATCAATTAAATGACATCTTTCATCACCAGTTCCTGAAGTCTAGTTCAAATGTAAACTTTCAAATGTGAAATATTAACTTAACTTACCCCAGTTCCTGAAGTCCACAGCCAAGAACAGCCACATCCGTTTTATCTGGTAGCGAAATCAAAGCGAGCTTCCTCCCTATGAAAACAAAGATCTCAATCAATTAAATACAGGGaaactaaaaatataaaaagaacaGCTAGCATGTTAGCTGTTAGATATTCATCTCAAATTAGATTAACTTGCTACATTTTAGTACAAAATACTGGAGTTAGGTATAAATGACACATAAACTGTAAGGACtcacaaattttcttatattaaatttttatttcgagctcatttaattatttatttggccatttgcttcaaatattattttctaacctcttgagacctaattatattgatctatgacttacttatatttttagagtggctcgtttcaaaatttaattttcgaaggcttgttaagtgaaaatagtgaatacgcgatttggagtaaataattgattcgagaatacaataagtttggaaaattggaaacttgtatGTTAGTCTCAAAAtaagtatttttatgtttaagtgctcaattattagttagcaatattatcgttataagaattttttagaaattttactCTATCACGtataaatcggaagtacgcgttttcgcgTGCGCATTTAATTGAGAgcctttagaccattattttggaactactaagagtgaataatgatGATATGATTGGaaatgcattagaggtttagtgtactagtgaaataaacttgaGAGGAATCGAACACAAAAAGCGCGCGTGCGcgcgagagagagagttgacttttagGACAAATCTTGGCCACAAATTCTCAAGTTTCCTCAAGAAGCTACAACACTCTCTACACTCTCATTTTCCTCTCTCATTCCAGCGGCCAAGGAGGAAGGAAGAACAACTCTAAGCTTCTAAatttttcctcttcatttcttgcacaaaaacatcaccaaatcacacaaaaattAAACTACACATAGCTTAACCCTTGGAGTTTGTATCTAGCTAAGAAAGAGGGGCTGTTTTCACGAATTTCGTGGACCAAGAGGGGATCAAAAATTCTGTCCTTGTGCATCTAAGAAGGTGAGCCCGATCAACTCTCCAAATCTTGCTTCATGGAAGTAGTAATGCACGTTTAAGCCCTTGCATGTTTATGAGTAGCTTGTTTGTGATGgaaaattgttgtgtgggctctatgaactcccaccttggatatatggactgatttgtggtgttttgatggtaataatgtttatttagtgcttaaactagtggattaatgttgggttgttgatagaaacttaAGTATGGTGCATtgaccaaaagtgaccattttgcccctgctttgttcgagCACTTTAGTGTGAAATTTTGAAGATCTAATAGCTTGTTTatattgtttacatgttatgttgattgtgtaaaaagtttcatagaaaaataacatgatttggttggttaaatgaagtgatttccaaagtttagaaACTGAAAAATGATTCCCGTCACTACCCAGACAGTcatcttgttttggctataattcatcgctccgatgtcggaatcgagtgccgtttgcggtACTGAAAATTAGACATTTCCAGCtttcatttggtataaaatgcacattctggttccagtCGAGTGAGCCAAACCATCCGTTTAAAAATttctgtcctgtttcgttggttcactacagggcagaacatgaactacaacttgatactcaaatgtgagctagttatggacggattttgaaaatggtttcttctgagaaattataGCTTTATGAATATGTTTTCCAACTCCACTAACCATGTTCAATTTCGAGTTAAATTGaatgatttatgatcaaaattcgaATCTGGTCTTGTGAAAGAATACCatgcatttggacagatttgaaactaacaatTATTTGGGACTTGATATCCTAAACTTCTTagtgtaaatcacctatcaaatataccttggacatattttagacattaccTACTAGAATGAACCGTGTTTGAGGTATTTTattggccaaacgttttgaaaacggaaaaacggaagtccaaggcagatttacCGAGAAACTTTTTGGGACTTTAGTGGTTTAATTAACCAACTTTTCGTacatattttttgtgaaaattggCAGAGAAATAGTccctatatggtagtattatactgctaaattTGGTACCATTCCGACTCCGTTTCgctgctcaactaaacttccaaagttcattatttgagtttgaaaaacccttgattaacaaggaaattttagtaattttgacctaccatatcttggtgctcaaaactccgaatcttgttccgtttgttttgttttaaacttggattgcaactttaatagagttccaaatttcagagattAGTTCAgatcaagtgaattttttcgaattttcaaagttgccCAAAAATCAACCTAAACCTGTCTTCAATGCCCcagaacagcaactttgagccaaattttggataccttccatttggaatcatagaaaagtgtattctagaaatttttagtactttggaagtggtttccaacggtaccaaatttttcaatttcgGAAGTCTAaagaatgagatacgatttttcaaattaAGTGtaacaaatttgaaaatttctaacttaaaggaaatggagtttttcaaactttcttttcccttttaatatcacttgatcgttttacactcgATTTTAAGGATGTAAATCAGATtttgcttgtgttttaaaactccacttttgagcctcaatttacgaataattaaggctcattctcgtgaaattttcttagattgtacaagagtgcaatcttccttattaattggggtttataagtgatagtttattattaaatactcaagcgctcaagaggaccttccagaggatttcacgggagacgcctaaaccatcatttgaacttgccacttgaatcactcggtgagtgtcaagtgcatgaatttgttgttAAGTGTTTACTGCTTCTTATCCgttatttgaatttgaaaatttagagacgagtgtgtacgttatcgcactcgttctctttcaaatgaaattatattcgaattttactatgtgaattcatattcgaCTTGTATGTAGTGATGTGGATATGATTCGTACATATGATTCGTACAtatgattcgtatttgtgattcctagtcgaaatcgtcgatttgagcgttgctcattgacttatattcgtattcggattcgggggacgcccaaactcgttggtTACTTTGCAAATCGAGCCAGCATTGGCTTGGTCGgtaagcttagcaaaccatgagatattcatagagtatgatctattggagagatcttgctcggcattactagcgcagtattgccatgatatactcgagtattatcaaaactttgatgagctggcctggtaagggggtgtaacagTGACGGGATTCGAAAAAAGTGGTGTATTTATAGGATTTGATACtttgtggttgacggagtgtcaacatggaatttgatcaagaccatggctcgactacgtggaatttagctcctgagagttacagtattcttgaattatttctgtCTACTTTTCTTACTAGAAATGTAAATTATTCGAACTTTATAGCTTTACTTACTGTGTATTTGTTGTTGTTATTTGGaatacgtgcttgcatgtgtgtttcttggcctcacgagcattcgctcaccccgttagatttattttccttaacaggaccggatggaaagattttggagaaaaatcgactagattacTCTTTTGATTAGTACCTTGGTTATAATTATTTAGTCGACTTATAATTGTTGTATTTTGAAACTTGATGCACTTTTGATTTGGCATATTGGATGTATTTATCTAGACAACTTTTGGATATTGTATATATTTAGAAATTGATGTATCTGTTGAATCCTGATGTAAGAATTGGGTAACTGATGTATTCTGAACTTGTGGTGCaagatttggatatttgattatggaagcgacttttccttattagactagtataaattgttatatattgttaagcttgaatCGATTTGTCTCGAgccctgacgagagttgggcaggcgttccgtgGATACCCttggttcgcccttgggagaagtgggggcgtctcATAAACACTTGTAAAAATAAAACTTTTTACATAATTCTTGATAGTTAGTGCAACAGGCCTAGTAAATAGCAATTTCGAACTCATTAACCATCCTCAAATTCTTCTTTCCATTTTCAATTCTTAAGTATTTGCCTCCATTACCATGAAAAGATCAAGTAATTGCTCTATTCAACAATTTAAGGATTCAACATGAGGGAATACGGAAAAAAGGCTGAGCACATGAGAGCGGTAAAAAAGTACTACGCGCGGGTGTCGTGGGTGCTGAAAGAGCTCCAGCTTCAGCCATGGCTTTAACTGAAGAACAACTATTGGACCTTAACGACGTCGTCGACGAAGACAGATACTACAACCAGCCAACCACAGAGCATTAATATAGTTTTCAACAGTAACAATGTCGCTAATGGACTAAAAAGCAaaagcaggaaaaaaaaagggatagaatTCGGAGAACTGTTGAATGCTAGTGTTGAATACCTCCAGGTTGGAAGGAGAGCTGGTATTTGTTATTTGAACGAAGAGAGGAAGAGCAGCGACGGCGCGTGGAGCGCGAGGGACGGTGAGGACCGTGGCTAAATAGGCTGCGTCAGTCGAGACAGGGGAAGGAGAGGCAACAGCTGCACTAAACCCCAGCATCTTCACCAGCGGCTACTCGGGTTCGTCTGAACTTTGACAAGTGTCTACTAAACCGGTCAAACTACTCAAGAGTAAAGACTCAGCTAGCGCTGACGAGTGCGTTCCTTTATTAGTCCCTTATATTGACAATTTGCTAAACAGGTCCTTTACGTATCTAGAGAGTCCTATTTTAGTCCCTCATATTTCAATTGCAAGATTGGTAAGAAATTTATATAttaggattaatcttttttacattaacagtgtaAATGACAACtatgtaaatttttgaatttgaaatttaacttttatATATATGTCATCGATCTAACGGTCATAGTGTACATACCATcattgtatataagatttattcttCATAATGTTAGAGTTTATAAATACGAATTGTTTGACTAAATTTGATTGTTTGTTTTACTAGAAGGAGAAAAGGAAACATACTATTTTGTTTTGCATTTTGCTTGTGAATGTTACTCTTCGTCCTAGTGGTTTGAAATACACATTTTAACCACGAGAATTAAATGCCTTACTTGAAAAGCCAATAAAAACTTTTGGATTTGTTTTTATAGaatattattatttgaaaaaaaatttgaaataacaaTATTGCACTTTTTGTATTgtgatatatatgtaataaaaATATGGTatgaaagataaaaaaaaactaattgaaaaatgttcaattttttataatgcaagcaatttttatatatttttttttgggggaaaaaacTGGGCTATCCTAACAAACctaagatttttacacttaaaacGAATTATTTTAAAGCTTGATAGGAGTATTATAATAGGAGTATTCGGTAACACACCCTTAAAATGCCCCATTTTGAAGGAGCACTTAACGCAATGAGAAAGCCTACGCTTTAAGATGTCAAAAGTTGGAGGGACAATGCTTTGACAACATACAATTCCACGCCTTCAAATGCCCCACTTCAAAGTCGTGGTTCGGTGACCACTCGCCTTCATCCACCACTCTCAAACATGGAGCAGCACACTACTTGTATTGATGAAGATTGACTTTGCATTCAGCTCCACAATTTTGCATCATCTTATAGGAACTTACAAGtctaaagaaaattttactGAATTTAGATGATTGATCTTCGCAGAAATTGCTTTTCGTTTGCATGTTATTGCCAATAAGAATCGGGTGAGTACTGATTGGTGCATGTTGAAGTTTGCTGAATCTTTTGCCAATGTCATCCCACAAGAAAAAAAGCTCGTTTCAAAGTAGCTCCCAAAGTAAAAAGATGGTACCCCAGGAAATTGTAAAAGTGACCATTCAGCGCTCTCTATTCATGTGTAGGTGGCCAAGAAATAAGAATCATGATTTGGGCTTTGCCTAGTGGTCCTTAAGCTTGAGATGTTGGATGACATTATTATCTTCACTTGTCTTTGAAGTCTGAATATAAGAATAAAACTAGGTAATAATTCAATTCCCTGCATTATTGTTTTCTACACAGGATCCTTACACTTTATGTATTTGGTCCACGAAGGCAAGCAATTTAAAGCAATAAAGTGTattgaaaagaatgaaataTTAGCATGACCATACTTTCGAATGCAGTCATGTGGGAGCTAACTACTTCACCTTTAATTACTGAACAACAAAAAGAAGAGAGGAGAAACTACTCCTCTTTATCTTCATCCCAAAGCAAGCTACTCCATGAAGCAGAATGCTTAATGCAATgtgaatatattatatattttggtgAAGTCAACACATACTACTTTGTGATGTTGTGATAGCTAAGTTGGTAGAGAGAACGAGCGTCATTCATTTTAGGTTGAAGAATGATTTCATTTTAAGTCAAAGGTTGGTGAAAAATTAAATTGAAAAGGAAGTGGTAACATCTGGTGCTAATCACAATTCTTCTGGTGTAGTCatttggtcaaatattgttGATTGCTGGGCTGTTTGGCAGTATATATGCAATAATTTGTTTCAGAGCCGCCAGCTCTTTAAAAGTCCAGTCTTCGCCCATTTCTTTCATTGATAAAGACACTAACCATGGTTTCCAAGGTGACAGCTTTCTTAGTAATTCTCATCCATATTCATGCAGTTTCATCTTCAGATCCTGATCCAGTCGATGATTTTTGCGTACCAAGAACAAATCTTTCATCCGATGCCCTTTCTTGCAAAAACTCAACATTGGTCACAGTTGAAGATTTTGTATATGCAGGCATAAAAAGCCCTGGCGATTTCAAGAAAACTGGTTTTGCAGCCACTCCAGTTAGCTCAACTGTTTTTCCTGGATTAAACACACTGGGGATGTCATTTGTACGTGCTGATTTTGCTGCTGGTGGGGTTAATGTCCCGCACTATCATCCAAGAGCTACTGAGGTTGGATTTGTGCTGGAGGGAAAGATTTATTCCGGGTTTATTGACACAAAAAACAGAGTTTTTGCTAGAGTGCTTGAGAAGGGTGAGGTGATGGTCTTTCCAAGGGGTCTTGTACACTTTCAGATGAATGTTGGAGATTCACCAGCTACGATACTAGGAAGTTTTGACAGTCAGAATCCAGGGTTGGTGAAAATTCCAGCTGCTATTTTTGGATCTGAAATTAAAGATGAGCTTTTGCTGAAGGCTTTTGGATTCAATTCCAAGGAGCTCGCTAAATTGAGGAAGCACTTTCAATTCCAAGGAGGCCTCTCTCCTACTCCATCTTAATCTCCTGGCTTTTGTTGTATCAGGTTACAATTCTTTAAATCAGTTTTAGCAGAAACTTGAGCTGCAACTTGTGTGGATTATAGGCATCAAATGTATGGTATCAATGAAAATAATAATGTATCAGGAGTTTTCAGTTAAACTTCTTATAGCAACACATCTCATTCACTATTGTTGGCTATACCTTACGAGTTCTTGTTTTCTACTAATTCACAGAACTAGAAAGTCTAGAATCTGTACTGGGGTAGAGCTATATACACATACCTATTTGGCTATGCTATAGTACTGTAATTGCAATATGATGTTAATGTGGTTCTGAATTGGAATCCAATGTTGTCTATTTGATTCCAGTCTGGATTTGTCATTTGACCAATCTGACATAGATTTGATATAGTCCACATCCTTCAAGTGTAGATAAACTATGATTCTAGAAGAGACAATGTCTCCAAAAAGATTAATATGATGATGAATATAGAACTCCTCAGTCAAAAAAGATTTCAACCTTCAACTACCTCAACTAACACTTTGATAAAGCAAAAGAACACGTTCTCCTGGAAAAACGAGCCACAAAGAAGTCCAGCGCTACATGAATGATGACCCATGTTCAAAGGTACAGGATCACGAATTTCTTTGCAGCTTACAGAATATCAGAGTTTAGTGGTTATAGTTTATACATATCTTCACGACAATTTTGATACTAGATTAGGGAGCCGGGTCAGGAACGTGTATTTTGTACATGGCGTAACTCTATTTGCATACGGTGTAATTTATTTTCAACAATGTGTAACTCTAGAATAAAATTTTATGAGTCCCACGCATGTTGTTAAAAATGAGGTACAAGATGAAATCTGGAccttacaattttttttggccaaatcttgGCCGTGAACTGCCAGGAAACCGTTCCTGCCCCTCTTCCCTAGATTAGTATTACTTGTACAAGCTGCAGTATTGCACGGATGAAGGTCAAGAGAAACTGATTTGACAGTACCTGATACTCAAAAACGAGCGAAAGCAGTGAAGAAGTTGATTTATAGGCAGTTAAAGGGTTGAGTTTGTACTTTTTCTGGAATTCCTTTGTTGCAGCTAAAACATAAGAGATCATCATTTCACTAAAGCAAAGAAGAACAAGCTTGGCGCGCATATGATATTGCTTGGGAGACAGAAGGCACCATGATTTGTTGGAAGGGTGAGCTGTAAAGCTTCATGATCATTTCTCTTTCCCTAATTGAGGGGAATTTTGGACCATGTTTGGAACATTTGTAGTCTATCATGATTAAACTAATAACAAATCACTAATCCTTTAGCTGGTGCAGAAATCTTACACCTTTTAGGAGCATCTCTTGACATTTGATGCAGAAATATTGCGCAAAAGAACAAAATGTCGCAGGAGTTGATCGCTTTTCAGACGAACTTGCATAATTTCTGATGTTACTAGTTACCAACGGGCATATTCAACCAATGCAAATTAACTAAAATGATTAAGGATGTTGCACCAAAACGAAGAACTGACCAATGAATAAGCATACTTTTCTACCACAAAGTCACAACTCTGATGTCAGACACTCCAATCTATATAGGATACTTATATAACATAGGAATTGCTCGAGAAACCGCATGATACTGAGAAATGATGAAGTACCACCACAACTGACACTAATAATCTGAGCAATCCACCTTTACATAGTTCTAGAACATAAATTGCTTCAGATTTTATGTTCATAGTAGAACATTTAACATTTCATTCCAGGTATCAGGAACTCCAGGGAGGCACCAATGGCTACAATCAGAGGTATACCCTTTGACGTGCTGTTTCTCTTCTTGGCCTATGGATCTCCCATAAACAGATGGATGGCCGTCTCTTCTAAGTGCTGACAATGTAGTAATATCCTGCAGATATACTGGAAATCTCATCCTTCGTAGCACCCCTCTTAATACAGGTAATTGTGGAGGGACATGAGGGTGACTGAAGTATTGAAGAGGTTCCTTCTGATTATAACATTTCCAGCCGTTGTCCCTGCCAATAAATGAATCCCTGATGATTAATAACCTATATATACTTCAATCTAAATCAGCATGTGGAAAGCTCTGTTAGAGATTGCAATATTAGCATTGTTAAACTGGTATGGAATTTGGCATGCCTGATTAAGGACTGATTCAAGGTTCAGTCTGAGACAATCCAAAAGCTTAGAAGGCAACTACATTGGTCAAACCTAGTCAGGAACTAATAAAACACTAAATctgtgtcatttttttttttttgaggttcaTAAACTGTCGACTTACCATGGAACCCATTCAATCTCTAGTCTGGTTATACAGAAAGAGTAATATTGAAGTTAATAATGTTGGAGAGTTGGAGTGTTACATTTTACAAAGGATGAAATTCTGGTTGATTACCTGTTATGCCTCGGAGACATGCTCCTGAAAAAGACTCGACTTCTGCGAGGATCAAGATTCAAGTCTATCCACTTAGCCCATGTAGTGAGTCCTTTCTCATATGCAACCATTGGGTTCATATTCGTATATGCATTGTTTCCATCCGCGAGGAAGTCCCACCTGCAATTTAGTTACTTTATAGGATAGAACAACAAAGGAATGATGCTATGAATGCAAACATTTTATTAATCTTGTAGAAGTGGGACAAGAAGATTCTGTCTTACGAACTATATTGATCAGAATGAGTCCACCAATGGGCTGAATCAAAAACAAGAACATCAACTCCTCTCCAGTACTTCGCATTCTCTTCTATCAAGTCTAGATGCAGTATTCTTTTGCCTGCTGTTTCCTTCTTCAGTTCCACGAGAAATGGAGCCCAACAAAACTCAATCGATGTCTCATAATCCTGTCAAAATTCAACAATTAAACCGATCATGCACCTACAATATTTGAGAGTACCATTCCCATTCCACTGTTAAAAACAGAGGCTTTCATCTAACCATATAGAAGCTTTCTAAATTTCTCTCCTTACCAATGCTTGGAATGCCATGGCAGGACCATGATAAGTGACCATTTTTCGAGCAGTTGGAATAACAGATTGGACTAAACAGACAAGAGACTCCCATTGGTTCCTCATTATGGAATCACCTACAAGCATTATTCTCTTCCTTCTCATTCTCCCCAGAAATTCCAATGCATCAAACCTGCATCACCGGACCACTCAATGGAGCAAAGACATACATACTCATATCACGGCATGCAATCATGCATTTTATgtctaaaaaaaagaagaagaagaagaagatttcCCAGAATAGATAATCCCCAAAGGAGAATACTAATGCACTGAAAAATGATGCGCTTATTTGAAGGTAATTGAGGTACCTTGGAATCGTACAACCGTCTGGCTTCCACCTCCACTTTTCATAATCAGAATCAGGGCGTCCGTTCTTCTGACATTTAACTGCAGTGCTAAGGTAGGGGCAAGTGCTTGGATCATAAAGCGGATAAGTTTGATCATAAACCCATTTTCCAGAGGTTAAATCACATCTCCTGATCGAGGCATGCCTGCCTTGAATCATGTTAATTTCGTCGTCATTGTCAGCCAGCCACGACAGCTCCTCTTGCTCATACCTTGAAGATTCACCATCAGACAAATTCAGTAGGAAAAAGCACAAGAACAAAAGCCACATTAATGGCCAACTGATCTTAGCCTTGGCTCCCATCTGCAACCAGTGGAACTGAACTTGTTAAGTTTAAGCCTTGGAGAGCAACTGGGAAGCTACCCTATCAGCTGAGCTCCAGTGTTGTGAAGTAAATTTGTAAGTGGGAGGCCTTTAAATTTAATTAGGGTAGACTAAAGTGAGTACTGTTAGTTCCATCTCGCCTTGACTTGCGCTGGGATATGGAGCAATGGACCATGCAAATGTACTTTTTACTCATTAGATAGAAGTCTCTGTAGTGGTAATTAAAGATGGTACTACTATAACTTTGCCTTTTCCCCTGGGTACAAATCATTTAAAGGGCTGGCCACGTTGGTTCTTTCGCTTCTACTATGACAAAACTCAGTACAAAAGTTTGTAATGC
This portion of the Coffea arabica cultivar ET-39 chromosome 2e, Coffea Arabica ET-39 HiFi, whole genome shotgun sequence genome encodes:
- the LOC113730670 gene encoding germin-like protein subfamily 3 member 2, which produces MVSKVTAFLVILIHIHAVSSSDPDPVDDFCVPRTNLSSDALSCKNSTLVTVEDFVYAGIKSPGDFKKTGFAATPVSSTVFPGLNTLGMSFVRADFAAGGVNVPHYHPRATEVGFVLEGKIYSGFIDTKNRVFARVLEKGEVMVFPRGLVHFQMNVGDSPATILGSFDSQNPGLVKIPAAIFGSEIKDELLLKAFGFNSKELAKLRKHFQFQGGLSPTPS
- the LOC113730669 gene encoding protein trichome birefringence-like 36 produces the protein MGAKAKISWPLMWLLFLCFFLLNLSDGESSRYEQEELSWLADNDDEINMIQGRHASIRRCDLTSGKWVYDQTYPLYDPSTCPYLSTAVKCQKNGRPDSDYEKWRWKPDGCTIPRFDALEFLGRMRRKRIMLVGDSIMRNQWESLVCLVQSVIPTARKMVTYHGPAMAFQALDYETSIEFCWAPFLVELKKETAGKRILHLDLIEENAKYWRGVDVLVFDSAHWWTHSDQYSSWDFLADGNNAYTNMNPMVAYEKGLTTWAKWIDLNLDPRRSRVFFRSMSPRHNRDNGWKCYNQKEPLQYFSHPHVPPQLPVLRGVLRRMRFPVYLQDITTLSALRRDGHPSVYGRSIGQEEKQHVKGYTSDCSHWCLPGVPDTWNEMLNVLL